In one window of Deinococcus ruber DNA:
- a CDS encoding UDP-glucuronic acid decarboxylase family protein, producing the protein MRVLLTGSAGFIGSHLTEYFLDAGHQVIGVDNYLSGQRQNTERFLAHPCFEFIEADVSAGLPSVQEKLDWVLHFASPASPPHYQQFPVETLMVGAQGTQNGLELARQHGAKFFLASTSEVYGDPLVHPQPESYWGHVNPNGVRSCYDEAKRYAEAITLAYHRHHALDIRVIRIFNTYGPRMRADDGRVVTNFVSQALAGIPLTVYGDGLQTRSFQYVDDLVEGIVRLMNVTHHTPVNLGNPDEYTVLDFARIIRDRIDPALPIVHESVPADDPRQRKPDISLAKQLLGWEPQIGLERGLELTIQSFQQHAKLSEPPRPAEHWSPL; encoded by the coding sequence ATGAGAGTGCTCTTGACCGGAAGTGCGGGGTTTATCGGCTCTCACCTGACCGAGTATTTTCTGGATGCAGGCCATCAGGTGATCGGCGTCGACAACTATCTGAGCGGGCAGCGCCAGAATACCGAGCGCTTCCTGGCGCATCCCTGTTTCGAGTTCATCGAGGCAGACGTGAGTGCCGGTCTTCCATCGGTGCAGGAGAAGCTCGACTGGGTGCTGCATTTTGCCAGCCCGGCCAGCCCGCCGCACTATCAGCAGTTTCCAGTCGAGACGCTGATGGTGGGGGCGCAGGGCACCCAGAATGGCCTGGAACTGGCGCGGCAGCACGGCGCGAAATTCTTTCTGGCGAGCACCAGCGAGGTGTACGGTGACCCGCTCGTTCACCCGCAGCCGGAAAGTTACTGGGGGCACGTCAACCCCAACGGTGTGCGGAGCTGCTACGACGAGGCCAAGCGCTACGCCGAGGCGATCACGCTGGCGTACCACCGACACCACGCGCTCGATATCCGGGTCATCCGCATCTTCAATACCTATGGCCCCCGCATGCGGGCCGACGACGGGCGCGTGGTGACCAACTTCGTTTCGCAGGCGCTGGCCGGAATTCCGCTCACGGTCTACGGCGACGGGCTTCAGACGCGCAGCTTCCAGTACGTCGATGATCTGGTAGAAGGCATCGTGCGGCTGATGAACGTCACGCACCACACGCCCGTCAACCTCGGAAATCCAGACGAATACACGGTGCTCGATTTTGCCCGTATCATCCGTGACCGGATCGACCCGGCGCTGCCCATCGTGCACGAGTCGGTTCCTGCCGACGATCCCAGACAGCGAAAACCCGATATCTCGCTGGCGAAGCAGCTGCTGGGCTGGGAGCCGCAGATCGGTCTGGAGCGGGGCCTGGAGCTGACCATCCAGTCGTTTCAGCAGCACGCCAAACTGTCCGAACCGCCGCGCCCCGCAGAACACTGGTCGCCCCTCTGA
- a CDS encoding lipopolysaccharide biosynthesis protein, translated as MTLKAKTVHAIKWSYLSFFANLLLAPVFAAILARLLTKHDFGLFALGMSMYSLGQYIADFGIGQALVQKRELTDEDVRAGVTASLLLGLSIMSLAWMLAPLAGTLLRQPEVVPLFRTFACLYLLASLLTVATALLRRALRFRPLMLGEVGGYVLGQGIFGLGAAALGFGAYSLAISLAVQYLFQFVVTYLATRHSFRLTFRRESFRALSAFGGRAALINCLEFVSANLDTFLIGRWYGTATLGLYNRGFNAVCMPINSLARSITRVLAPSFSRVQHQQDTLRRSYLSGLLVVSITLFSAAAGVFVCAREIVLVLLGPSFASAIPIVQVLAFFIPFPVLSNISAVLAEASARLTAKIVIQLVYLLLLAAAFTLVVRLGWGVTGFAQVLVVAGALRCFVYAVVACRIIGGGGWATVLAYATGVGCGLGVGVVMFLVVSWARTAGMAPFMLLGLELLLGALLLGGVLLFGPPNEVQRQARPLIRARLARWRNAAGEIEQL; from the coding sequence ATGACGCTGAAAGCAAAAACAGTTCACGCGATCAAATGGAGTTATCTGTCCTTCTTTGCCAATCTGCTGCTGGCTCCGGTGTTTGCGGCCATCCTGGCGCGGCTGCTGACGAAGCACGATTTCGGTCTGTTCGCACTGGGCATGAGCATGTATTCGCTGGGGCAGTACATCGCAGATTTCGGCATCGGGCAGGCGCTGGTGCAGAAGCGCGAGCTGACCGACGAAGACGTGCGGGCGGGCGTCACGGCGTCGCTGCTGCTCGGCCTCTCGATCATGTCGCTCGCCTGGATGCTCGCGCCCCTGGCGGGCACCCTGCTGAGGCAACCGGAAGTGGTGCCGCTGTTTCGGACGTTTGCCTGCCTGTACCTGCTGGCGTCGCTGCTGACCGTCGCCACCGCCCTGCTGCGGCGAGCGCTGCGTTTCAGACCCCTGATGCTCGGTGAGGTGGGCGGCTACGTGCTGGGGCAGGGCATCTTCGGGCTGGGGGCGGCGGCGCTGGGCTTCGGGGCGTACAGTCTGGCAATCAGTCTGGCAGTGCAGTACCTGTTTCAGTTCGTCGTGACGTACCTTGCCACCCGGCACTCGTTCCGCCTCACCTTTCGCCGCGAGTCCTTCCGTGCGCTGTCGGCCTTCGGGGGGCGGGCCGCCCTGATCAACTGCCTGGAATTCGTTAGCGCGAACCTCGACACCTTCCTGATCGGGCGCTGGTACGGAACGGCCACCCTGGGCCTGTATAACCGTGGTTTCAACGCGGTGTGCATGCCCATCAATTCTCTGGCCCGCAGCATCACCCGCGTGCTGGCTCCGTCGTTCAGCCGGGTTCAGCATCAGCAGGACACGCTGCGCCGCTCGTACCTGTCGGGCCTGCTGGTGGTGTCGATCACGCTGTTCAGCGCCGCCGCCGGGGTGTTCGTGTGTGCCCGCGAGATCGTGCTGGTGCTGCTGGGGCCGTCGTTTGCGTCTGCCATTCCCATCGTGCAGGTACTGGCGTTTTTCATTCCCTTCCCGGTGCTCAGCAACATCTCGGCGGTGCTGGCCGAAGCCTCGGCCCGTCTGACAGCCAAGATCGTGATTCAGCTGGTGTATCTGCTGCTGCTGGCCGCCGCCTTCACGCTGGTGGTGCGGCTCGGCTGGGGCGTGACCGGGTTTGCACAGGTGCTGGTGGTGGCTGGAGCGCTGCGCTGCTTTGTCTATGCCGTGGTTGCCTGCCGCATCATCGGCGGCGGCGGCTGGGCCACCGTGCTCGCCTACGCGACCGGCGTCGGCTGTGGGCTGGGAGTGGGTGTGGTGATGTTCCTGGTGGTGTCGTGGGCGCGGACGGCAGGCATGGCCCCCTTCATGCTGCTGGGGCTGGAACTGTTGCTGGGCGCACTGCTGCTGGGCGGCGTGCTGCTGTTCGGGCCACCCAACGAGGTGCAGCGTCAGGCTCGTCCACTGATCCGCGCAAGGCTCGCCCGCTGGCGCAACGCAGCAGGCGAAATCGAGCAGCTCTAG
- a CDS encoding glycosyltransferase family 2 protein, giving the protein MQTEQTNLPGGTAAIVVTYNRRALLVQCLERLLAQTLPLERIYVIDNASTDGTPDVIPDHERIEYLRLPDNLGGAYGFSRGVEHALAASHAYLWLMDDDCLPEPDAHLELLRHRDDSEVLCSAVVARDGRYDLHQRRSFDAVRLREFELPASSYEQPGAAVDLFTFVSVLLRTDVVRRAGLPVDDYFFMYDDSEYALRLLKLGITARLIPSSRVWHHGSAGSPSPRAPYNPLKHYYNTRNQLIVYRQYGTSAPWYLLRFSVKTAGAFIRLAQHRELNRRSASLAAQALRDALKGRPYVRQFAPS; this is encoded by the coding sequence ATGCAGACCGAACAGACGAACCTTCCGGGCGGCACGGCGGCCATCGTGGTCACGTATAACCGCCGGGCGTTGCTGGTGCAGTGTCTGGAGCGCCTGCTGGCACAGACCCTGCCGCTGGAGCGCATTTACGTCATCGACAACGCTTCGACCGATGGCACGCCAGACGTGATCCCCGACCACGAGCGCATCGAATACCTGCGCCTTCCCGACAATCTGGGCGGAGCCTACGGGTTCTCCAGAGGTGTCGAACACGCGCTGGCGGCCAGTCACGCCTATCTGTGGCTGATGGATGACGACTGCCTGCCCGAACCGGACGCACACCTCGAACTGCTGCGCCACCGAGACGACAGCGAGGTGCTGTGCAGCGCGGTGGTGGCCCGCGACGGTCGCTACGACCTGCATCAGCGGCGCAGTTTCGATGCCGTGCGGCTGCGCGAATTTGAGCTTCCGGCCAGTTCCTACGAACAGCCGGGAGCAGCGGTCGATCTTTTCACCTTCGTCAGCGTGCTCTTGCGGACCGATGTGGTGCGGCGTGCCGGTCTTCCCGTCGATGACTACTTCTTTATGTACGACGACAGCGAGTATGCCCTGCGACTGCTGAAATTGGGGATCACGGCGCGGCTCATTCCTTCCAGCCGCGTCTGGCATCACGGCAGCGCGGGCTCTCCATCGCCGCGTGCGCCGTACAACCCGCTCAAGCACTATTACAACACCCGCAATCAGCTGATCGTATATCGGCAGTACGGAACCTCGGCGCCCTGGTATCTGCTGCGCTTCTCGGTCAAGACGGCAGGAGCGTTTATCCGGCTGGCTCAGCACCGCGAACTGAACAGGCGGTCTGCGAGTTTGGCTGCCCAGGCACTCCGCGACGCCCTCAAAGGCCGCCCGTATGTGCGGCAGTTTGCGCCGTCCTGA
- a CDS encoding cytochrome P450, with the protein MALPSAYSLLDPFPWYQQMRHASPVVRDPSTGLWMVFSYEDVQRTLSDWKRFSSQQGRPRGEQAQSPLSSSMISTDPPRHRQIRTLVEQAFTPRQVRALAPRIEVLVDELLGAAEKHGQMDFIQEFAYPLPVIVIAEILGIPATDRDAFKRWSDAVVTGDPHGSREMAAYFSTLIEQRRHDLGEDLISGLITAQVEGEHLDAQELVGFCMLLLVAGNETTTNLLANTVLSWQDAPAAYDAVVQDPALLPTTIEESLRYRSPVQSMYRFTTEDVELSGQRIPANSPVLAWIGSANRDEAQFAQAQTFDPARTPNRHLAFGNGVHFCLGAPLARLEATLALTAVLERLPNLRVAPNAVLTPIQSQIVSGVKALPVTFGP; encoded by the coding sequence ATGGCGTTACCCTCAGCTTATTCACTGCTCGACCCTTTTCCCTGGTATCAGCAGATGCGCCACGCCTCTCCCGTGGTCCGTGACCCTTCGACGGGCCTGTGGATGGTCTTTAGCTACGAGGACGTGCAGCGCACGCTGTCGGACTGGAAACGTTTTTCGTCTCAGCAGGGCCGCCCCAGAGGAGAGCAGGCGCAGAGTCCGCTCTCTTCGAGCATGATCTCGACAGACCCGCCGCGCCACCGACAGATACGCACACTCGTGGAGCAGGCGTTTACTCCCCGGCAGGTGCGGGCACTTGCGCCCCGCATCGAAGTGCTGGTAGACGAACTGCTCGGAGCCGCCGAGAAGCACGGCCAGATGGACTTTATTCAGGAATTCGCGTATCCGCTTCCGGTGATCGTGATCGCGGAGATACTGGGCATTCCAGCCACCGACCGAGACGCTTTCAAACGGTGGTCGGATGCCGTCGTGACCGGCGACCCGCACGGCAGCCGGGAGATGGCAGCGTACTTCAGCACCCTGATCGAGCAGCGCCGCCACGACCTGGGCGAAGACCTCATCAGCGGCCTGATTACCGCTCAGGTCGAAGGAGAGCACCTGGACGCTCAGGAACTGGTCGGCTTCTGCATGCTGCTGCTGGTTGCCGGTAACGAAACCACCACCAATCTCCTCGCCAACACTGTGCTGAGCTGGCAGGACGCGCCTGCCGCCTACGACGCCGTTGTGCAGGATCCCGCGCTGCTGCCGACCACCATCGAGGAATCTCTGCGCTACCGCTCGCCCGTGCAGTCGATGTACCGCTTTACCACCGAGGACGTCGAACTGAGTGGGCAGCGAATTCCGGCCAACAGCCCGGTACTGGCGTGGATCGGCTCTGCCAACCGTGACGAGGCCCAGTTCGCACAGGCGCAGACGTTCGATCCGGCCCGCACGCCCAACCGACATCTGGCGTTCGGAAATGGCGTGCACTTCTGCCTGGGTGCGCCGCTGGCCCGTCTGGAAGCCACGCTCGCTCTGACGGCGGTGCTGGAACGACTTCCGAATCTGCGCGTGGCCCCGAATGCAGTGCTGACGCCCATTCAGAGCCAGATCGTGTCGGGGGTCAAAGCTCTGCCCGTCACCTTCGGCCCCTGA
- a CDS encoding LLM class flavin-dependent oxidoreductase has product MTHTPTFKFSTSEFLWFLQLSRDGEFIGTREKPPRKPTLPYLQSLMQTAGEAGFDALLTATNYHSEHENYTAAVATLARTAASDPALLIAVRPGMFHPAMYAKMLATLQNLFPGRVRLNIVTGSSPAENAMYGDFEAHAQRYERTREFMTILRQLWTAQPPQSYHSDLYAFEGAVLDPPPVQPIPLYFGGASPAAQSIAADLADVYLMWGEREEMLAERMTQMRALEAQTGRPLRYGLRMHVVVRETEAEAHAAAERLISRVDPAVRAAFVASYAQVDGVGQQRQIEMLRGVDERLMVEPGLWAGIGMARSGVGVALIGDPQQIADKIRRYEDMGFTSFIFSGYPHLEEARRFGELVMPLLKGGQSETRVIHTDQVAPVA; this is encoded by the coding sequence ATGACGCACACCCCCACCTTCAAATTCAGCACATCCGAATTCCTGTGGTTTCTGCAACTGTCGCGCGATGGCGAGTTCATCGGTACCCGCGAGAAGCCGCCGCGTAAGCCCACGCTGCCCTACCTGCAAAGCCTGATGCAGACGGCGGGCGAAGCGGGGTTTGACGCGCTGCTCACCGCCACCAACTACCACAGCGAGCACGAGAACTACACGGCGGCAGTGGCAACGCTGGCCCGCACGGCGGCAAGCGACCCAGCTCTCCTAATCGCAGTGCGGCCCGGCATGTTCCACCCCGCCATGTATGCCAAGATGCTCGCCACGCTGCAAAACCTGTTCCCGGGGCGGGTGCGGCTGAACATCGTGACCGGCAGCAGTCCCGCCGAGAATGCCATGTACGGCGATTTCGAGGCGCACGCCCAGCGGTACGAGCGCACCCGCGAATTCATGACAATCCTGCGCCAGCTCTGGACCGCCCAGCCGCCACAGTCGTACCACTCCGATCTGTATGCCTTTGAGGGCGCGGTGCTCGACCCGCCGCCGGTGCAGCCGATTCCTCTGTATTTTGGGGGTGCGTCGCCTGCCGCGCAGAGCATCGCCGCCGATCTCGCCGACGTGTATCTGATGTGGGGCGAACGCGAGGAGATGCTCGCTGAACGTATGACCCAGATGCGGGCGCTGGAGGCCCAGACCGGACGCCCGCTGCGCTACGGCCTGCGGATGCATGTGGTGGTGCGCGAAACCGAAGCCGAAGCGCACGCCGCCGCCGAGCGCCTGATCAGCCGCGTCGATCCGGCGGTGCGGGCGGCCTTCGTCGCCAGTTACGCTCAGGTAGACGGTGTGGGGCAGCAGCGGCAGATCGAGATGTTACGCGGCGTCGATGAGCGCCTGATGGTCGAACCCGGCCTGTGGGCAGGCATCGGCATGGCCCGCAGCGGCGTGGGCGTGGCGCTGATCGGTGATCCGCAGCAGATCGCCGACAAGATCCGGCGATACGAAGACATGGGCTTCACCTCCTTCATTTTCAGCGGCTATCCGCATCTGGAAGAGGCGCGGCGCTTTGGCGAACTGGTGATGCCGCTGCTGAAAGGCGGCCAGAGCGAAACGAGAGTGATTCACACCGATCAGGTCGCGCCGGTTGCCTGA
- a CDS encoding carbohydrate ABC transporter permease gives MDEPAPRLTLPERLGRSLALIALIVGGFFPFVWMLLTSVKTEGELQKFPVQYLPGSLNFANYAQVFTQQPFARFFFNSLTVSLLSTVLAIVVAAPAAYALSRLNIRGRGLLLTLVVAFSMFPVVSLLVPLFRLMRGVHLLNSYPALILPYAALSLPVAILTLVAFFSAIPRDLEAAAMVDGSSRVGALTRVVLPLSAPGVVTAALLVFVNSWNEFLLALSFNTRLDMRTVSVGVTLYQGEFAFPWPLIAAAVVIATVPIVILIAVFQKRFVAGLTAGGVKA, from the coding sequence ATGGACGAACCGGCCCCCCGCCTGACGCTGCCTGAACGTCTGGGACGCAGCTTGGCACTGATCGCCCTGATTGTGGGCGGCTTTTTTCCCTTCGTGTGGATGCTCCTGACGAGCGTGAAGACCGAGGGCGAACTCCAGAAATTCCCGGTGCAGTACCTTCCCGGCTCGCTGAATTTCGCCAATTACGCACAGGTGTTCACGCAGCAACCGTTCGCGCGGTTTTTCTTCAACTCCCTCACCGTCAGCCTGCTGAGTACCGTGCTGGCAATCGTGGTGGCTGCGCCCGCCGCCTACGCCCTGTCGCGGCTGAACATCCGGGGGCGCGGGCTGCTGCTGACGCTGGTGGTGGCGTTCAGTATGTTTCCGGTGGTCAGCCTGCTGGTGCCGCTGTTCCGGCTGATGCGCGGCGTTCATCTGCTCAATTCCTATCCGGCGCTGATCCTGCCGTATGCAGCGCTCAGTCTGCCGGTGGCGATCCTGACGCTGGTGGCCTTCTTCAGCGCCATTCCCCGCGACTTGGAAGCCGCCGCGATGGTCGACGGCAGCAGCCGGGTAGGAGCGCTGACCCGCGTGGTGCTGCCGCTGTCGGCCCCCGGTGTGGTCACAGCGGCGCTGCTGGTCTTCGTCAATTCCTGGAACGAATTCCTGCTGGCCCTGAGCTTCAATACCCGCCTCGACATGCGGACGGTCTCGGTGGGGGTCACGCTGTACCAGGGCGAATTCGCCTTTCCCTGGCCGTTGATCGCCGCTGCTGTGGTCATCGCCACCGTACCCATCGTCATTCTGATCGCCGTCTTCCAGAAGCGCTTCGTGGCAGGCCTGACGGCGGGCGGGGTGAAGGCGTGA
- a CDS encoding carbohydrate ABC transporter permease, producing MAQPTRSQRLHLQPSAPRRSRREPSERLLAFLLLLPAALLLCGVLLFPMLTTLRDSVFANKLTEPWAGTPFVGLKQYAQMIHDPRFLQALRNTLFFGVLTVGGSFLVGIPMALAAHTPSRVRGLARVALLLPWAMPPVITGLIFAWLFNGQYGVVNDLLVRTGAVHEPLRWLSTPGLAVVALVITVVWKTSSFVALIVLGGLQGIPRDLTEAAQVDGATRVQSFFRVILPLLGPSLAVAFIFRAISAVQVFDIPYTFIQQAPAQGLLETLGVYIYRTSIEFLDFGYAATLSGALFSVSLGITALYVRFVRGGEG from the coding sequence ATGGCCCAGCCGACCCGTTCCCAGCGGCTTCACCTCCAACCGAGTGCCCCGCGCCGCAGTCGCCGCGAGCCGTCCGAGCGACTGCTGGCGTTCCTGCTGCTGCTGCCTGCCGCGCTGCTGCTGTGCGGTGTGCTGCTCTTCCCGATGCTCACCACGCTGCGCGACAGTGTGTTTGCCAACAAACTGACCGAACCCTGGGCGGGCACACCCTTCGTAGGTCTGAAACAGTACGCCCAGATGATTCACGATCCGCGCTTTCTTCAGGCGCTCAGGAACACGCTGTTCTTCGGTGTACTGACAGTGGGCGGCTCGTTTCTGGTGGGCATTCCGATGGCGCTGGCGGCCCACACACCCAGCCGGGTACGCGGGCTGGCACGGGTGGCGCTGCTGCTGCCCTGGGCCATGCCGCCGGTCATCACCGGGCTGATCTTCGCGTGGCTGTTCAACGGACAGTACGGCGTGGTCAACGACCTGCTGGTCAGAACGGGCGCTGTTCACGAGCCGCTGCGCTGGCTGTCGACGCCGGGGCTGGCGGTGGTGGCCCTCGTTATCACGGTGGTCTGGAAAACCAGCAGCTTCGTGGCCCTCATCGTGCTGGGCGGTCTTCAGGGCATTCCCCGCGATCTGACCGAGGCCGCGCAGGTCGATGGAGCCACGCGGGTGCAGTCGTTCTTCCGGGTGATTCTGCCGCTGCTGGGGCCGAGCCTCGCGGTGGCTTTCATCTTCCGGGCCATCAGCGCGGTTCAGGTCTTCGACATTCCGTACACCTTCATTCAACAGGCTCCGGCACAGGGACTGCTGGAAACGTTGGGCGTGTACATCTACCGCACCAGCATCGAATTTCTGGATTTTGGCTACGCCGCGACCCTGAGTGGGGCGCTGTTCAGCGTGTCTCTGGGCATCACGGCGCTGTATGTGCGCTTTGTGCGCGGCGGGGAGGGCTGA
- a CDS encoding ABC transporter substrate-binding protein — MRTRLPLLAALLLSASASAAPITLTVFMGSQQRPEIFQPIFDRFQKQNPNIKIKIETGGATSEAQNQYLTTVLAAQDSSLDVFLIDVVRTATFAAANWAEPLDSYLPSKDTYLKAFLEGPLNAASVNGKLYAMPAFTDAQFLYYRKDLLAKYNAKVPKTWDELAATAATIQKGEGGNLQGFNFQGAPIEGTVCNFLEMAWSAGGSVNDVTSPAAKQGLGFLVNAVKTKLAPAASSEIKTDDSRQQFQAGNVLFGLNWSYAWAHFQGNSPQPSAVKGNVGVAPLPSFGKNASATCTGGWEWAVNAYSKNKAASAKLLQYMASSDVQKELAVKGAYLPIRKNLYNDPSVIAANPHFKSLFGIVTKARPRPITPAYPRVSEIIRNNVSAAVAGSKSVDSALNDMKRDLTPLLK; from the coding sequence ATGCGAACCCGACTTCCTCTGCTGGCCGCCCTCCTGCTGAGCGCTTCTGCCAGCGCCGCTCCTATCACCCTGACGGTCTTCATGGGCAGCCAACAACGCCCGGAAATCTTCCAGCCGATTTTCGACCGCTTCCAGAAGCAGAACCCGAATATCAAGATCAAGATCGAGACGGGTGGCGCGACGAGTGAGGCACAGAACCAGTACCTCACCACCGTGCTGGCTGCTCAGGACTCCAGCCTGGACGTGTTTCTGATCGACGTGGTCCGCACTGCGACGTTCGCGGCAGCCAACTGGGCCGAGCCGCTCGACAGCTACCTCCCCAGCAAGGACACGTACCTGAAAGCCTTTCTGGAAGGCCCCCTGAACGCCGCCAGCGTGAACGGCAAGCTGTATGCCATGCCCGCGTTTACCGACGCACAGTTCCTGTATTACCGCAAAGACCTGCTGGCGAAGTACAACGCCAAGGTTCCCAAGACCTGGGACGAGCTGGCCGCCACTGCCGCCACCATCCAGAAGGGCGAAGGCGGAAACCTTCAGGGCTTCAACTTCCAGGGTGCGCCCATCGAAGGCACGGTCTGCAACTTCCTGGAGATGGCGTGGAGCGCGGGCGGCAGCGTCAACGACGTGACCAGCCCCGCCGCCAAACAGGGCCTGGGCTTTCTGGTGAACGCGGTGAAGACCAAACTCGCGCCCGCCGCCAGCAGCGAGATCAAGACCGACGACAGCCGCCAGCAGTTTCAGGCCGGAAACGTGCTGTTCGGGCTGAACTGGAGTTATGCCTGGGCGCACTTCCAGGGCAACAGCCCGCAGCCGAGCGCCGTCAAGGGCAATGTCGGCGTGGCCCCGCTGCCGTCGTTCGGTAAGAATGCCAGCGCGACCTGCACCGGCGGCTGGGAATGGGCCGTCAACGCCTACAGCAAAAACAAGGCCGCCAGCGCCAAACTGCTTCAGTACATGGCGAGCAGCGACGTGCAGAAAGAACTGGCAGTCAAGGGAGCCTATCTCCCGATTCGCAAGAATCTGTACAACGATCCGTCTGTGATCGCTGCCAATCCACATTTCAAGAGCCTGTTCGGCATCGTGACCAAGGCGCGGCCCCGCCCCATTACGCCCGCATACCCGCGTGTCAGCGAGATCATCCGCAACAACGTTTCGGCAGCGGTGGCAGGCAGCAAGAGCGTAGACAGCGCCCTGAACGACATGAAGCGCGACCTGACCCCGCTGCTCAAGTGA
- a CDS encoding GntR family transcriptional regulator yields MAVTTPNPTVALRQRVQEAAAAPLYVQIARTLKTAILEGELYPLGVLPPERELAHDLGVARTTVRRALRQLEEDGLLKRYKGSGTYLAAPIEQPLNTLTGFSQDMARYGMKAGVVWLDRKRNLPTSEESFALGLAPNSEVTRLKRLRTANDEPIALELAVLPATVLPDPFAVGHSLYDHLAGIGVYPDRALQRFKAGAATTTEAELLHIEVGSPVLYIQRLVFIDTTPIEFTKSTYRGDRYEFTVEMKN; encoded by the coding sequence ATGGCCGTCACCACTCCAAATCCAACCGTCGCCCTGCGCCAACGTGTTCAGGAGGCCGCCGCTGCACCGCTATACGTTCAGATAGCGCGGACGCTGAAGACCGCCATTCTGGAGGGAGAGTTGTACCCGCTGGGCGTGCTGCCTCCCGAACGCGAGCTGGCCCACGATCTGGGCGTTGCCAGAACGACTGTTCGCCGGGCACTGCGGCAGCTTGAAGAAGATGGCCTGCTCAAACGGTACAAAGGCAGCGGCACCTACCTCGCCGCACCCATCGAACAGCCGCTCAACACCCTGACTGGCTTTTCTCAGGATATGGCTCGTTACGGCATGAAGGCGGGCGTCGTCTGGCTCGACAGAAAGCGCAACCTCCCCACCTCGGAGGAAAGTTTTGCCCTCGGGCTGGCTCCCAATAGCGAAGTGACCCGCCTGAAGCGCCTGAGAACAGCCAACGACGAACCCATTGCGCTGGAACTGGCGGTGCTGCCCGCCACGGTGCTGCCCGATCCGTTTGCAGTGGGCCACTCGCTGTATGACCATCTGGCAGGAATTGGGGTCTATCCAGACCGCGCCTTGCAGCGGTTTAAAGCAGGCGCGGCCACGACAACCGAGGCCGAACTGCTGCATATAGAGGTCGGAAGCCCGGTGCTGTATATTCAGCGGCTCGTCTTTATAGACACGACGCCTATCGAATTTACCAAGAGTACGTACAGAGGCGACCGATACGAATTTACTGTGGAAATGAAGAATTGA
- a CDS encoding N-acetylmuramic acid 6-phosphate etherase produces the protein MTTESSHERFRNLDIWPASEIMDVMLERQFAAVSAVAKAQEQVQEGVMLAAQRLKTAGRLVYVGAGSSGRLAALDALELAPTFGWPRERLKFYVAGAAFDLLADEEAEDNAEAGASEAYALALTDADVVVCVSASGSTPYTLAFQRVAAERGALTIALANNPGSAMLREADVPVLLNSGAEVIAGSTRLSAGTAQKIALNLFSTLLMVRLGRIYHNQMIEVEPTNTKLRQRSERIVAAASGCDLKVAQHALAEAGTIKLALCLLHHGTLVEARQQLHLAGGHLRTALEASPVPGLPASLEAPSAED, from the coding sequence ATGACCACAGAAAGCTCGCACGAACGCTTCAGGAACCTCGATATCTGGCCCGCATCCGAGATCATGGACGTGATGCTGGAACGGCAGTTCGCAGCCGTTTCGGCGGTGGCGAAGGCGCAGGAACAGGTGCAGGAGGGGGTGATGCTCGCGGCTCAGCGCCTGAAGACCGCCGGAAGACTGGTGTATGTGGGTGCGGGCAGCAGCGGGCGTCTGGCGGCCCTCGACGCGCTGGAACTGGCTCCCACCTTCGGCTGGCCCCGCGAGCGTCTGAAGTTTTACGTGGCTGGAGCAGCCTTCGACCTGCTGGCAGACGAGGAAGCCGAGGACAACGCCGAGGCCGGAGCGAGCGAGGCGTACGCACTGGCCCTGACCGATGCAGATGTGGTCGTGTGCGTGTCGGCCAGCGGCTCGACGCCGTATACCCTGGCGTTTCAGCGGGTGGCCGCCGAGCGCGGAGCCCTGACCATCGCACTCGCCAACAATCCGGGCAGTGCGATGCTGCGAGAAGCCGACGTGCCTGTCCTCCTGAACAGCGGGGCCGAGGTGATCGCCGGATCGACCCGGCTGAGCGCCGGAACCGCCCAGAAAATCGCGCTCAATCTCTTCTCGACGCTGCTGATGGTCCGTCTGGGCCGTATCTACCACAACCAGATGATCGAGGTCGAGCCGACCAATACCAAGCTGCGGCAGCGCTCCGAGCGGATCGTGGCGGCAGCGAGCGGCTGTGATCTCAAGGTGGCGCAACACGCTCTGGCCGAGGCCGGAACGATCAAACTCGCGCTGTGCCTACTGCACCACGGCACCCTGGTGGAAGCCCGTCAACAGCTTCATCTGGCGGGCGGTCATCTCAGAACAGCGCTGGAAGCGTCGCCTGTACCGGGGCTTCCGGCTTCCCTGGAAGCGCCATCTGCTGAAGATTGA